The nucleotide window TTCGTCGCGTTGAACGCTGAGCTCGGCGATCTGAGCGTCGAGCGGTTCGAGCAGTTCCATCTGCTCCAACTCGTGGTCCTCGATCTCGCTCAACCGCTTCTTCAACATGGCGATCTCGGCCTGTATGGCTTCGAGTTCCTTGTGGGCGGTCACCGTCCCGCCGTACAGGGTCGCCTCGTGCTTGGAAATCTTGTCCTCGGTGAGCGCGGCCTCGTCTTCAAACCGCTTCAGTTCCCGCTGGACGGTGTGACGCTGCGCCTCGGCGGCCTCGATCGGAGCCTGGGCCTCGATGACCGCTGCCTGCGCAAGGTCGCGTGCGGCGATCGTCTCGTCGTGGGTGCGTCGGTACTCCAACTGATCCAGGCGCGTGTCCAACGTCTGGAGTGTGAGCAGCGCTTCGAAATCCACGGGACCTCCACATGGGAACCAGAGCCCGGTCGGGCATCGACCTGTCGAGGAACCCTACGCGATCACGGCGAGCCGCCGACGTTGGCGGTCGACCTCAGTTGGCGCCTGGCTCAGTTGGCGTCCGGCGCGCTGGCGGCCGGAGTTGCCGCGGCCCCGGGATCGGCGGGAGCCTCGCCCGGCACCGTGGTCGTCGTGGCGGCGACCTTCGGTTGGCCGTCGTCGTATTTGTTGCGGTACTTGATCGACTTGCCGGAGCGGGTGTCGGGCGCCTCCGGGAACGCCCGCGATTCCAGATCCTGGTGGTAGGCGGTGTTGAACGCACCCCAGACCCGCGACGGGTAGTCCGCTCCCTGGATTCGGCGGCCGTTGATGACGATGTCGTCCTGTGAGGTCGGGTTGCCCAGCCACACGGCGGTGACGGCATATGGGGTGTATCCGATGAACCAGGCGTCGGCGTTGTTCTGGGTGGTGCCGGTCTTTCCGGCCGACACCTGTCCCTTGATCGCCGCACGCCTGCCCGTTCCGCCGGTCACGTTCTTGGCGAGGATCTCGGTGACGAGTTTGGCGGTGTCCGACGACATGACCCGACTTCCAGGGTCGAGGTGTTCATAGAGCACCTCGCCTCGGGCATCGGTGATCCGGTCGATGTAGTAGGGCGCGTGATAGACCCCGTCGTTCTCGGCGGCGCCATAGGCGGCCGCCATGTCGACCGCGTGAACCTCGCGGGTGCCCAGCGGCAGGTTGATGGGTGGGTTCTCGGTGATCGGAACCTCGTTGAAGTCCGCGTCGATCGTGGTGATGCCCATGCGGGCCGCGACCTCGGACACGATGTCGAGACCGACGACCTGACCCAGCCGGACGAAGCCGCAGTTCGACGAGCTCTGCGTCTGCGAGGTGAGCGAGGCCGTCTTTCCGCCTCCGGAGATCTTCGCGATTCCGCCCGGGGCGCTCGGGTCGGGGAACCGACACGGCGAAACCCCCGAGATGATGTCGTTCGGCACGTAACCACGTTCGAGCGCAGCGACGAGCACGAAGTATTTGAACGTCGAACCCGGCTGACGCCACGCCTGGGTCACGTAGTTGAACTGGGAGGTCTCGAAATCCGGGCCGCCGACCATGGCGCGCACGGCACTGGTGTCGGGATCGAGCGACACCAGACCGGTGAAGTATTTACCCTTCGAGTCGGGCACCTCCTTCACCGCTTCTTCCGCCATGCGCTGGGCCTTGGGGTCATAGGTCGCGTAGACGCGCAGGCCGCCGCTGAACACGGCGTTGTATCGGTCCTGGCGGGTCTCGCCGAGCTCGGGCATCGACAGTAGTTGTTGTTTGACCTGTTCGGAGAAGTATCCGCCTCCGACGAGTTGGTCGGACTCCCCCGACGCCCTGCGCTCGAACACCTCCGTGGCGATCGGCGTCGACAGCACCTCCTCGGCGATCTCCGCGGTGATGATCCCCTTGGACCGGAGTTGGCCAACCACGACCTCACGTCGTTTAAGCGCCCGTTCGTGACCGATCTCGCGGGTCGGGTCGTAGCGGTACGGCGACTGGATCATGCCGGCGAGCAGGATCGACTCGCTCCAGCCGAGGTCGCCCACGGACGCGTTGAAATAGGTCTCCGCCGCGGCCTGAACGCCGTAGGCCCCGTGACCGAGATAGACGGTGTTGAGGTAGCGCTCAAGGATCTGGTCCTTGGTCATCTGCTCCTCGAGACGCAGGGCCAACACGGCGTCCTGCGCCTTGCGTTTGAGCGTCTTGTCGGTGTTGCCGAGCGAGATCTTCGCGAGCTGCTGGGTGATCGTCGAGCCGCCCTGCCCGGTCGCCCCCGATTCGACGTTCGCCGAGAAGGCTCGGGCCAGCGCCCGCACGCTGACGCCGTTGTGGTGGTAGAAGTCGGCATCCTCGGTTCCGAGCACGGCCAGCTTCAGCTCCTCGGGCACCTCCGAGAGCTCGACTTCCTGGCGATCCTGTTCGGCATACAGGTACGCCATCTCGTTTCCTGCCGAGTCGTAGATGATCGAACGCACGGCGAGCGGTGCGAGCAGCACCTCGTCCTGGTTGACGCTCGGCACGACGCTCGACACGTTCGACGTCACCCCGGCGATCAGCGCGATGACGAGCGCGACGGCTGCGCCGCCGCCGCCGAAAACCGTCAGCAGGCGGAGCCCGAATGCGATGATGCGGGTGTCAGCCCGTCGTGGGGGATGTAGGTCGACGGAGTCCACTGCGTCGACATGCTACTTTCCGCCCTCAAACCCGTTCTGCGATACCTGAGGGTCCACACGGCGACCCGGCGCACCGGGCTCGGAGATCGACCGTGGCCACTCCCCCAACGACCTCGACCATCAAAGTGGCGCTCGCCGGTGCCGGCTGGGCGGGACAGGTGCACACCCTGGCCGCAGCCGCCGTGCCGGGGATCACGATTCCGGCGGTGGCGACGCGTTCGCTCGAGTCGGCGCGTGCGTTCGCCGAACTCGTCGGCGGCGAGGGGGTCGGCATTGAGGAGCTTCCCGCCGCCGCCGATGCGGTGGTGGTGGCCACCCCGCCGACGAGCCACGCGGACATCGCGGTGGCGATGCTCGAACGCGGAGTGCCGGTACTGGTGGAAAAGCCGCTCGCCTGCACCCTGGCCGAAGCGGACGCCATCGTCGACGCTGCTCAGCGCAACGGCGTTGCGGCCTGTTATGCAGAAAACCTGCTGTTCGCACCGGCGCTCGATCTCGCGGCTGCGAAGCGGGCGACCCTGGGCCCGCTCGAACACCTCAGCGTGCGCACCGTGCAACCGACCCCCGACTGGGGCCATTTCGCCGACGACCTCACCGTCGGCGGAGCGTTGTTCGACCTCGGGCCCCACGCGCTGGCGGTGCTCATGGTGCTCGCCGGCGAGGAACCCGTCGCGCTGCGCGCCAAGCTTGACTCGAGCCGCGCCGACGGCGCCGATGACACCGCCCGGGTCGAGGTGCGCTTCGCCTCGGACCTCATCGCCGCGGTGGACGTGGCCTGGGGTGGCGAGGTGGTCGACTGGTCCGCGCAGGCCGCCGCATCCGACGGTGTCGTGCGCGTGGAGTTCCAGCCGAACCTGGCGGTGGAGTTCAACGGCGAGCCGGTTCCACTCGCCTCGGCGGTGCCGTCCGGATCCGACGTCGACGCCCGGGTCTTCGACTACGGGTATCAGCCCCAACTCGATGGGTTCGTCGGAGTGGTGAAGGGGCGCGGCGGCCGCGTGGCACCCGTCGGGTTCGGACGCAGCGTGTTGGACATGATCTGCGCCGCGTACGCCTCCGCTGGGCAGGAGTCGGCGGAGGTTCCGCTGCCATTTCCGGGCCCACGGAACCTCACGCCGATGCAGCTCTGGAAGGGCTGAGAGGCCCCGAGGATCAGAAGTCCTCGTCGAAGGCGATGTCGCCCTCGATGCCGACCTGATAGGAGCTGGTCGTGCGTTCGAAGAAGTTCGTCAGCTCCTGGACGTCTTGGAGTTCCATGAACGTGAACGGGTTCTTCGAACCGAACACCTTCGGCAGGTGCAACACCGCGAGGCGCTGATCGGCCACGTACTCGAGGTACTGGCGGGTATCGGCGACGCTCATGCCGGCGACGCCCTGGCTCAACACGTCCTCGGCGAACTGGGTCTCGCAGTCGACGGCTTCGGTGATCATCTCGGTGACCCGCGCTGCGAGATCCTCGTCGAACAGATGCGGCTGTTCGGCGCGCACCTGCTCGATGACAGCGAACGCGAAGTTCATGTGACCGGACTCGTCGCGAAACACCCAATTGGTGCCCGACGCCAGGCCGTTGAGCAGGCCCTTGGAGCGCAGGAAATAGACGTACGCGAACGCCCCGAAGAAGAACAGCCCTTCGATGCAGGCGGCGAAGCAGATGAGGTTGAGGAGGAACTTCTTGCGGTCCTCGTCGGAGTGCAGCTCGTCGAGGGATTCGATGGAGCCGATCCACCGCTTGCAGAACTCGGCCTTGGTGCGGATCGACGCGATGTTGTCGACCGCCGCGAACGCCGCGGCGCGCTCGGACTGTTCGGGGATGTAGGTGTCGAGCAGCGTGAGATAGAACTGCACGTGCAGCGCCTCTTCGTACAACTGCCGCGAGAGGAACATGCGGGCCTCGGGCGAGTTGATGTGTTTGTAGAGGTTCAGAACCAGGTTGTTCGACACGATCGAGTCGCCGGTGGCGAAGAACGCGACGATGCGATTCACCAGGTGGCGCTCGGCGGGCAGCAGCCGGTTGTGCAGGTCGGAAAGGTCGTCGGAGAGGTTGACCTCCTCGACGGTCCAGGTGTTGCGGATGGCGTCGCGGTACATCTCGTAGAACTCGGGATAGCGCATGGGCCGCAGGGTGAGGTCGAAACCGGGATCCAAGATGTTGGCGGCACGACCTTCGGTGAGCGGCGCTGCGGGTTCGGCCTCGGGGGCGAAACCGAACTCCGGGAATTCTTCGAGTGCGTTGTTGGTGAGGGCCACGATGACTCCAGGGGGAAAGAGGTTTGGAACGACGTATTGACGAACGGGGCGAACGGGGCGAACGGGCTGGGCCGCCTACTGGCAGGCCTCGCAGGACTCGGGGTTCTCGAGGCTGCAGGCGAGGGCTTCTTCGTCGGTGAAGCTCTTCACCGCGGCCTCGCCGCCACCGTTGGGAGGGGTCGGCGGGGTCGGCGCAGCGGTCGCGGTGTGGGCCGTCGTCGTCTGCTTGATCCGCGTCGCCGGACGTGAGCGCAGGTAGTAGGTGGTCTTGAGCCCCTTCTTCCATGCGTGGACATACATCGAGGACAGCTTGCCGATGGTCGGCGACTCGACGAACAGGTTGAGCGACTGGCTCTGGTCGATGTAGGGGCCCCGGTCGGCGGCCATGTCGATGAGGGAGCGCATCGGGATTTCCCACGCCGTGCGGTAGATCGCACGCAGGTCGGCGGGGATCTCCTCGATGTCTTGCACCGAACCTTCAGCCCGTTTGATG belongs to Microthrixaceae bacterium and includes:
- a CDS encoding Gfo/Idh/MocA family oxidoreductase, producing MATPPTTSTIKVALAGAGWAGQVHTLAAAAVPGITIPAVATRSLESARAFAELVGGEGVGIEELPAAADAVVVATPPTSHADIAVAMLERGVPVLVEKPLACTLAEADAIVDAAQRNGVAACYAENLLFAPALDLAAAKRATLGPLEHLSVRTVQPTPDWGHFADDLTVGGALFDLGPHALAVLMVLAGEEPVALRAKLDSSRADGADDTARVEVRFASDLIAAVDVAWGGEVVDWSAQAAASDGVVRVEFQPNLAVEFNGEPVPLASAVPSGSDVDARVFDYGYQPQLDGFVGVVKGRGGRVAPVGFGRSVLDMICAAYASAGQESAEVPLPFPGPRNLTPMQLWKG
- a CDS encoding ribonucleotide-diphosphate reductase subunit beta, producing MALTNNALEEFPEFGFAPEAEPAAPLTEGRAANILDPGFDLTLRPMRYPEFYEMYRDAIRNTWTVEEVNLSDDLSDLHNRLLPAERHLVNRIVAFFATGDSIVSNNLVLNLYKHINSPEARMFLSRQLYEEALHVQFYLTLLDTYIPEQSERAAAFAAVDNIASIRTKAEFCKRWIGSIESLDELHSDEDRKKFLLNLICFAACIEGLFFFGAFAYVYFLRSKGLLNGLASGTNWVFRDESGHMNFAFAVIEQVRAEQPHLFDEDLAARVTEMITEAVDCETQFAEDVLSQGVAGMSVADTRQYLEYVADQRLAVLHLPKVFGSKNPFTFMELQDVQELTNFFERTTSSYQVGIEGDIAFDEDF
- a CDS encoding C4-type zinc ribbon domain-containing protein, which codes for MDFEALLTLQTLDTRLDQLEYRRTHDETIAARDLAQAAVIEAQAPIEAAEAQRHTVQRELKRFEDEAALTEDKISKHEATLYGGTVTAHKELEAIQAEIAMLKKRLSEIEDHELEQMELLEPLDAQIAELSVQRDERAALLDTAERAVTVAMTELEVEVDAARAERSEIAATVDPSLVARYEDLRTRLGGQGAARLAPGGRCEGCHLTLPSAEYSDIKRRPADEIVQCPECDRILVR
- a CDS encoding transglycosylase domain-containing protein, with protein sequence MDSVDLHPPRRADTRIIAFGLRLLTVFGGGGAAVALVIALIAGVTSNVSSVVPSVNQDEVLLAPLAVRSIIYDSAGNEMAYLYAEQDRQEVELSEVPEELKLAVLGTEDADFYHHNGVSVRALARAFSANVESGATGQGGSTITQQLAKISLGNTDKTLKRKAQDAVLALRLEEQMTKDQILERYLNTVYLGHGAYGVQAAAETYFNASVGDLGWSESILLAGMIQSPYRYDPTREIGHERALKRREVVVGQLRSKGIITAEIAEEVLSTPIATEVFERRASGESDQLVGGGYFSEQVKQQLLSMPELGETRQDRYNAVFSGGLRVYATYDPKAQRMAEEAVKEVPDSKGKYFTGLVSLDPDTSAVRAMVGGPDFETSQFNYVTQAWRQPGSTFKYFVLVAALERGYVPNDIISGVSPCRFPDPSAPGGIAKISGGGKTASLTSQTQSSSNCGFVRLGQVVGLDIVSEVAARMGITTIDADFNEVPITENPPINLPLGTREVHAVDMAAAYGAAENDGVYHAPYYIDRITDARGEVLYEHLDPGSRVMSSDTAKLVTEILAKNVTGGTGRRAAIKGQVSAGKTGTTQNNADAWFIGYTPYAVTAVWLGNPTSQDDIVINGRRIQGADYPSRVWGAFNTAYHQDLESRAFPEAPDTRSGKSIKYRNKYDDGQPKVAATTTTVPGEAPADPGAAATPAASAPDAN